In a single window of the Allobranchiibius huperziae genome:
- the dapC gene encoding succinyldiaminopimelate transaminase — protein MSIASLPDFPWDSLAQAKATASAHPGGVVDLSVGTPVDPTPEPVQQALRDAADAPGYPQVWGTPDLREAVAAWFAARRHATGVDPDGVLPTIGSKEFVAWLPTLLGLGAGDVVGIPRIAYPTYDVGARLAGATPVASDSTLTFGPMPPKLLWLNTPGNPDGRVLPIEHLAKVVAWAREHDVVVASDECYAELDWRDDAEGPTTPSILDDRVCGGDHSGLLAVYSLSKQSNLAGYRAAFAAGDPRLVDRLVQVRKHAGMIVPWPIQRALIAGLTAHDAVAAQKRVYVARRTSLRAALEGAGWRIDSSEAGLYLWATQDRPCRDSIQGLAERGILAAPGDFYGAAGEQHVRIALTATDERIAAAVQRLSVG, from the coding sequence GTGAGCATCGCCTCGCTGCCCGATTTCCCCTGGGACTCGCTCGCGCAGGCCAAGGCCACCGCGTCCGCCCACCCCGGCGGCGTGGTGGACCTGTCGGTCGGTACGCCGGTCGACCCCACCCCGGAGCCAGTGCAGCAGGCGTTGCGCGACGCGGCGGACGCGCCCGGCTACCCGCAGGTGTGGGGCACCCCCGACCTGCGGGAGGCCGTGGCGGCGTGGTTCGCCGCCCGGCGGCACGCCACCGGCGTCGATCCGGACGGGGTGCTGCCGACCATCGGCAGCAAGGAGTTCGTCGCCTGGCTCCCGACCCTGCTGGGCTTGGGCGCGGGTGACGTGGTCGGCATCCCGCGGATCGCCTACCCGACGTACGACGTGGGCGCGCGCCTCGCCGGCGCCACCCCGGTCGCCTCGGACAGCACCCTGACGTTCGGCCCAATGCCTCCGAAACTGCTGTGGCTCAACACTCCCGGCAACCCCGACGGTCGCGTGCTGCCCATCGAGCACCTGGCGAAGGTGGTCGCCTGGGCGCGTGAGCACGACGTGGTGGTGGCCAGCGACGAGTGCTACGCCGAGCTCGACTGGCGCGACGATGCCGAGGGTCCGACGACCCCGAGCATCCTCGACGACCGCGTATGTGGCGGAGATCACTCCGGCCTGCTGGCGGTGTATTCGCTGTCCAAACAGAGCAATCTGGCGGGCTACCGAGCCGCGTTCGCGGCCGGCGACCCCCGCCTCGTCGACCGCCTGGTGCAGGTGCGCAAGCACGCCGGGATGATCGTGCCGTGGCCGATCCAGCGGGCCCTGATCGCGGGTCTGACTGCCCACGACGCGGTCGCCGCGCAGAAGCGGGTGTACGTCGCGCGGCGTACCTCCCTGCGCGCCGCGCTGGAGGGGGCGGGATGGCGAATCGACAGCTCTGAAGCGGGTCTTTACCTCTGGGCGACGCAGGACCGGCCCTGCCGCGACAGCATCCAGGGCCTCGCCGAACGCGGGATCCTCGCGGCGCCCGGCGACTTCTACGGCGCAGCGGGGGAGCAGCACGTACGGATCGCACTCACCGCCACGGACGAGCGGATCGCCGCCGCCGTACAGCGTCTCAGCGTGGGTTGA
- the fdxA gene encoding ferredoxin, which yields MTYVIAQPCVDLKDKACIEECPVDCIYEGERSLYIHPDECVDCGACEPVCPVEAIYYEDDVPEQWADYYKANVEFFDDLGSPGGAAKMGMINKDHPVIADLPIQEHDE from the coding sequence ATGACCTACGTGATCGCTCAGCCGTGTGTCGACCTGAAGGACAAGGCGTGCATCGAAGAGTGTCCCGTCGACTGCATCTACGAGGGTGAACGCTCGCTCTACATCCACCCGGACGAGTGCGTCGACTGCGGTGCGTGCGAGCCGGTCTGCCCCGTCGAGGCCATCTACTACGAGGACGACGTCCCCGAGCAGTGGGCCGACTACTACAAGGCCAACGTCGAGTTCTTCGACGACCTCGGCAGCCCCGGCGGCGCCGCCAAGATGGGCATGATCAACAAGGACCACCCGGTCATCGCCGATCTGCCGATCCAAGAGCACGACGAGTAA
- a CDS encoding GNAT family N-acetyltransferase gives MPEPPNQPDLTRTLTVGMRVVLRHRLDGGLTDALGPLVSADDTTLVVQTRRGRVTVARVDVVAAKEVPPAAVRRGAPHLAPSMADLQELMVAGMPPLRSEWLGRWLLREASGYTGRANSVLPLGDPGVPLSDALAFVASWYADRGGVPLLQVYGPSGFSVADDAVGGAAIDAGWTAFQRTLVMTGSVDALAVGGGSSTATVADRPDDAWWSGAAPREQEHRATATAIFDQIPDAAYLTLRADAIRPEVSGGADAGRPEVTAGEVVAVGRTAFAHAWAGVLSVHVPPAYRRRGLARQVMTLAAREARARGIRSMYLQVSQDNTPAVQLYESLGFAIHHEYYYLRAPTAPRAARAARAPR, from the coding sequence ATGCCTGAGCCTCCCAACCAGCCTGACCTCACCCGCACCCTGACGGTGGGGATGCGGGTGGTGTTGCGGCACCGGCTCGACGGCGGGCTGACCGATGCGCTGGGTCCGCTGGTGTCCGCGGACGACACGACGCTCGTCGTACAGACCCGGCGCGGGCGCGTCACGGTCGCGCGCGTCGACGTGGTCGCGGCCAAGGAGGTGCCCCCTGCCGCAGTACGCCGGGGCGCGCCGCACCTGGCGCCGTCGATGGCGGATCTGCAGGAGCTGATGGTGGCGGGGATGCCGCCGCTGCGCTCGGAGTGGCTCGGCCGGTGGTTGCTGCGGGAGGCGTCGGGGTACACCGGTCGCGCCAATTCCGTTCTGCCGCTGGGTGATCCGGGCGTGCCGTTGTCCGATGCTCTCGCCTTCGTCGCCTCTTGGTATGCCGACCGCGGCGGAGTGCCGCTGCTGCAGGTCTACGGCCCGTCGGGCTTCTCCGTCGCCGACGACGCGGTCGGTGGCGCGGCGATCGATGCCGGGTGGACGGCCTTCCAGCGCACGCTGGTGATGACGGGTTCGGTGGACGCGCTGGCCGTCGGTGGCGGGTCCTCTACGGCGACGGTCGCGGACCGGCCGGACGACGCCTGGTGGTCCGGCGCGGCACCGCGCGAACAGGAGCACCGCGCCACGGCGACGGCGATCTTCGACCAGATACCGGACGCCGCGTACCTCACGCTCCGCGCGGATGCCATCCGTCCCGAGGTCTCGGGCGGTGCGGATGCCGGCCGTCCCGAGGTCACGGCCGGCGAGGTGGTCGCGGTCGGGCGCACGGCCTTCGCGCACGCGTGGGCCGGGGTGCTCTCGGTGCACGTGCCGCCGGCGTACCGGCGCCGCGGTCTGGCCCGCCAGGTGATGACGCTGGCTGCGCGCGAGGCACGGGCGCGCGGCATCCGCTCGATGTACCTGCAGGTCTCGCAGGACAACACACCAGCGGTGCAGCTCTACGAATCGCTCGGCTTCGCGATCCACCACGAGTACTACTACCTCCGCGCCCCCACCGCCCCACGAGCTGCACGAGCCGCACGCGCCCCACGCTGA
- a CDS encoding MFS transporter, whose amino-acid sequence MPTAAPAETTATGGSQLSRPLVLLMALAAGVSVANLYYSQPLLDLIGRDLHIASGAVGILVTVTQLGYAAGLLFVLPLGDLLERRRLIVGMTLATAVALVLTAFAQNEAWLLVMLLIVGLLSVVAQVVVPLAAALASDDDRGSVVGTVMSGLLIGILLARTLAGLLAEVGGWRSVYLVAAALVLLLAAGLWRGLPDSPPTVRTSYGGLLGSVARLVRTEPILRRRMLYGALNFAQFSVLWTAITGLLSGSPYHYSEGVIGLFGLAGVAGALAAPLIGRLADGGHQLYASVGAALLFLVSWALLAGGRASLIALLIGVVLLDLACQSLQVTNQSRIYSLAGDARARVNAAYMTAYFVGGAAGSWVATRVASTYHWSGVCLLGAGLGVVLLAAVVVGESSLRRLTPRTT is encoded by the coding sequence GTGCCCACCGCCGCCCCCGCTGAGACGACCGCCACCGGCGGATCGCAGCTGTCGCGGCCGCTCGTCCTGCTGATGGCTCTCGCCGCCGGCGTGTCGGTGGCCAACCTCTACTACAGCCAGCCGTTGCTCGACCTGATCGGACGCGATCTGCACATCGCGTCCGGTGCGGTGGGGATCCTCGTGACGGTCACCCAGCTCGGGTACGCCGCGGGCCTGCTCTTCGTGCTGCCCCTCGGCGACCTGCTGGAACGGCGGCGGCTCATCGTCGGCATGACGCTGGCGACCGCTGTGGCTCTGGTGCTGACCGCGTTCGCCCAGAACGAGGCCTGGCTGCTCGTGATGCTCCTGATCGTGGGGCTGCTCTCGGTCGTCGCCCAGGTGGTCGTGCCGCTCGCGGCCGCGCTCGCCTCCGACGACGACCGCGGCTCTGTCGTCGGGACCGTCATGAGCGGGCTGCTCATCGGCATCCTGCTGGCCCGCACCTTGGCGGGGCTGCTCGCCGAGGTCGGCGGCTGGCGCTCGGTCTACCTCGTCGCCGCAGCACTCGTGCTGCTGCTCGCGGCCGGGCTCTGGCGAGGGCTGCCGGACAGCCCGCCGACGGTGCGGACGTCGTACGGCGGACTGCTCGGGTCGGTCGCGCGGCTGGTGCGCACCGAGCCGATACTGCGGCGTCGGATGCTCTACGGCGCACTGAATTTCGCCCAGTTCAGCGTGCTCTGGACCGCGATCACCGGGCTCCTGTCGGGGTCGCCGTATCACTACTCCGAGGGCGTCATCGGCCTCTTCGGGCTGGCCGGTGTCGCCGGTGCGCTGGCCGCGCCCCTCATCGGACGGCTCGCCGACGGCGGTCACCAGCTCTACGCCTCGGTCGGCGCCGCGCTGCTCTTCCTGGTGTCGTGGGCGCTGCTCGCCGGGGGGCGGGCGTCGCTCATCGCGCTGCTGATCGGTGTGGTGCTGCTGGATCTCGCCTGCCAGTCGCTGCAGGTGACCAACCAGAGCCGCATCTACTCCCTCGCCGGAGACGCGCGAGCGCGGGTCAACGCGGCGTACATGACGGCCTACTTCGTCGGCGGTGCCGCCGGCTCGTGGGTCGCCACGAGGGTCGCCTCCACCTACCACTGGTCGGGCGTCTGCCTGCTCGGCGCGGGGCTCGGGGTGGTGCTGCTCGCGGCGGTCGTGGTGGGGGAGTCCTCCCTGCGCCGCCTCACCCCCCGCACCACCTGA
- a CDS encoding VanW family protein, which yields MSEGSGRSRKGWGLVGGIGVLVVALAAYAGVAVVHTDWVPSGTTVDGVVVGGQSKAAAEQRLAAHVAAAERKPVTFTAAGRTLQITPASAGLAYDPTGALNGLTGFTLSPSALWKRYTGGPTRQLKTTVDKAKLQAAIAAASASIKGAPAPGTVKLLGGKVKVTHAQPGRGVDAASLATSIAAGWPGRTSYTATLTRQSPVLTDKTVDAFAAGPATAALSGPVTLVNGSQQVSITPAQLSEVLKTVPSGNSLKLAIIPSAMATLMSTLGAQLATPARNAKVEMNDIVPTKKVIAGENGTAVDPVKTGAALIAALQAGRRTVTASVVPQKGVTVDPSQISTTVISEFRSRYPLGAQNAARTINIKNGLSKLNGTYVAPGEQFSLLAALSPITKANGYVDAPVLQDGRDVLGTGGGLSQVSTTMYNATFFAGVQEDTHQAHSYWISRYPMGREATLSVPTIDNKWTNDTGHGIVIEARTESNYSVMRLYGTSVFSVTSTTGPQFDIKKAGVQHIKTPGCLPQPAVPGFKVTVTRVVKRGGKVVKNESLTTTYQPADLVVCG from the coding sequence GTGAGCGAGGGTTCGGGGCGATCCCGTAAGGGCTGGGGACTGGTCGGCGGGATCGGAGTGCTCGTCGTCGCGCTCGCGGCGTACGCCGGGGTCGCGGTCGTCCACACCGACTGGGTGCCGAGCGGTACCACCGTGGACGGAGTCGTCGTCGGGGGGCAGAGCAAGGCCGCCGCCGAGCAGCGCCTGGCCGCTCACGTCGCGGCCGCCGAGCGCAAGCCGGTCACGTTCACCGCTGCCGGCCGCACTCTGCAGATCACCCCGGCGAGCGCGGGCCTGGCATACGACCCCACCGGAGCCCTGAACGGCCTGACCGGTTTCACGCTGTCCCCCAGCGCACTGTGGAAGCGCTACACCGGCGGTCCCACCCGCCAGCTCAAGACCACCGTCGACAAGGCGAAGCTGCAAGCGGCGATCGCCGCCGCGAGCGCCTCCATCAAGGGCGCGCCGGCGCCGGGGACGGTGAAACTCCTGGGCGGCAAGGTCAAGGTCACCCACGCCCAGCCCGGTCGCGGGGTCGACGCCGCCTCGCTCGCCACCAGCATCGCGGCGGGGTGGCCCGGTCGGACGTCGTACACCGCCACGCTGACCCGGCAGTCGCCGGTGCTGACCGACAAGACCGTCGACGCGTTCGCCGCCGGACCCGCCACCGCGGCGCTGTCCGGTCCGGTGACCCTCGTCAACGGCTCGCAGCAGGTGAGCATCACCCCGGCCCAGCTGTCCGAGGTGCTGAAGACGGTGCCGAGCGGCAACTCGCTGAAACTGGCGATCATCCCGTCCGCGATGGCGACCCTGATGAGCACGCTGGGCGCTCAGCTGGCGACGCCCGCGCGCAACGCCAAGGTCGAGATGAACGACATCGTGCCGACCAAGAAGGTCATCGCGGGCGAGAACGGCACCGCCGTCGATCCGGTCAAGACCGGTGCCGCGCTGATCGCGGCGCTGCAGGCCGGCCGACGTACCGTCACCGCCTCGGTCGTCCCGCAGAAGGGCGTCACGGTCGACCCGTCGCAGATCAGCACCACCGTGATCAGCGAGTTCCGGTCGCGCTACCCGCTCGGCGCGCAGAACGCCGCCCGCACGATCAACATCAAGAACGGTCTCTCCAAGCTCAACGGCACCTACGTCGCGCCCGGCGAGCAGTTCAGCCTGCTGGCCGCCCTCTCGCCGATCACGAAGGCCAACGGTTACGTCGACGCACCGGTGCTGCAGGACGGTCGCGACGTGCTCGGCACCGGCGGCGGGCTGTCGCAGGTGTCGACCACGATGTACAACGCGACCTTCTTCGCGGGGGTGCAGGAGGACACCCACCAGGCGCACTCCTACTGGATCTCGCGCTACCCGATGGGCCGCGAGGCCACGCTGTCGGTCCCGACCATCGACAACAAGTGGACCAACGACACCGGTCACGGCATCGTCATCGAGGCGCGTACCGAGTCCAACTACTCGGTGATGCGCCTCTACGGCACATCGGTCTTCTCCGTCACGAGCACCACCGGGCCGCAGTTCGACATCAAGAAGGCCGGAGTGCAGCACATCAAGACGCCCGGCTGCCTCCCGCAGCCGGCGGTGCCCGGATTCAAGGTCACCGTGACCCGGGTGGTCAAGCGAGGTGGCAAGGTCGTCAAGAACGAGTCGCTCACCACGACCTACCAGCCGGCGGACCTGGTCGTCTGCGGCTGA
- a CDS encoding flavin reductase family protein: MTAEQPGTGAVQGVDPDYYRRVIGRLVTGVTVLTTYAGGLDHAMTASAVMSVSLDPVLVVASVEQEARFHDAIIEAGVWGISILPASARSTAAWLATRGRPLHDQLDRVPHTRGGATGVALVDDALAQLECRTVDAHAAGDHTLVVGAVVAMRDAERPQDALTYYRGRFGAHP; this comes from the coding sequence ATGACCGCCGAGCAGCCGGGCACCGGAGCGGTGCAGGGCGTCGACCCCGACTACTACCGCCGGGTGATCGGGCGACTGGTCACGGGCGTCACCGTCCTCACGACGTACGCCGGCGGCCTCGATCACGCGATGACCGCCAGCGCGGTCATGTCGGTGTCCCTCGACCCGGTGCTCGTGGTGGCCAGCGTCGAGCAGGAGGCGCGCTTCCACGACGCGATCATCGAGGCGGGCGTGTGGGGGATCAGCATCCTGCCGGCCAGCGCGCGCAGCACCGCGGCGTGGCTGGCGACCCGCGGGCGTCCGTTACATGATCAGCTCGACCGGGTGCCGCATACTCGTGGCGGGGCGACGGGGGTCGCCCTGGTGGACGACGCCCTGGCTCAGCTGGAGTGCCGCACGGTCGACGCGCACGCCGCCGGGGATCACACCCTGGTCGTCGGAGCGGTGGTCGCCATGCGGGACGCCGAGCGGCCGCAGGATGCCCTCACCTACTACCGAGGACGGTTTGGAGCACATCCGTGA